One segment of Mycoplasma sp. E35C DNA contains the following:
- the nusG gene encoding transcription termination/antitermination protein NusG, translating into MAKKSTAQWYIATTTNGNEDSVIKSLKARIRALHFEEQILDCKVIKYRSIEETIFDTNNPNHDVPATMRNSTYVKWVTIDNGVYKKYKITDSNKYPGYIYVKMEMNDAAWFVVRNTPNITGLVGSSGKGAKPIPISSSEELDLLNGETENPDFRIVITPNAVIEMSRELFNERGELIIDSIDNKTISHKKVSDQTTVYGDLNTERETFEQQVEFKVGHSVDINSGDYSGLTGQITKVLDNDEFLVDVQILGKLVSVKLTRSQIKLID; encoded by the coding sequence ATGGCTAAAAAATCGACAGCACAATGATATATTGCGACCACAACAAATGGTAATGAAGATTCTGTTATCAAATCATTAAAAGCAAGAATTAGAGCGCTTCACTTTGAAGAACAAATTCTTGATTGTAAGGTGATTAAGTATCGTAGTATTGAAGAAACAATTTTTGATACCAACAATCCAAATCATGATGTTCCAGCAACAATGCGCAATAGCACATATGTTAAGTGAGTAACGATTGATAATGGTGTTTATAAGAAATATAAGATCACAGATTCTAATAAATACCCAGGATATATTTATGTAAAAATGGAAATGAACGACGCAGCTTGATTTGTTGTTCGTAACACCCCTAACATTACAGGTTTAGTTGGTTCATCTGGTAAGGGTGCTAAACCAATTCCGATTTCTTCATCAGAAGAATTAGATTTATTAAATGGTGAAACCGAAAATCCTGATTTCAGAATTGTAATTACACCAAATGCTGTTATTGAAATGAGTCGTGAATTATTCAACGAACGCGGTGAATTAATTATTGATTCAATTGATAACAAAACAATTAGTCATAAAAAAGTTTCAGACCAAACTACAGTGTATGGTGATTTAAATACTGAAAGAGAAACATTCGAACAACAAGTTGAATTCAAAGTTGGTCATTCAGTTGACATCAACTCAGGTGATTACTCAGGTTTAACTGGGCAAATTACTAAAGTTTTAGATAATGATGAATTCTTAGTAGATGTGCAAATTCTAGGTAAACTTGTTAGTGTTAAATTAACAAGAAGCCAAATTAAGTTAATTGATTAA
- a CDS encoding DUF262 domain-containing protein, protein MEIRLREIKVKELFDKYTDNDEEGVRGYGGKLNIRPKYQREFIYKDKQQQEVINTIRKNFPLNVMYWAKNNNDHEEYELLDGQQRTLSICKYIAGDFSIDYQYFHNLTDEEKDQILNYKLMIYVCEGTEREKLDWFRIINIAGEKLTDQELRNAVYSGTWVNDAKKYFSKTNCAAQNAADGYLEKTVNRQLLLETALKWISNENIEKYMSEHQCDENAKELWDYFLKVITWARKLFDSIDSKVKKIVLLNQEWGLFYNKYHQNSYDPEFLKSEVNRLLEDEDVEKKSGIVSYLFTNKESHLNIRAFSKKQKEIAFGQLKVKKCAKCSYEFKDVDDTEADHIKPWSKKGKTELSNLQLLCRNCNRTKSNI, encoded by the coding sequence ATGGAAATCAGACTAAGAGAAATTAAAGTTAAAGAATTGTTTGATAAATATACAGATAATGACGAAGAAGGTGTAAGAGGTTATGGTGGTAAATTAAATATCCGCCCTAAATATCAACGTGAATTTATTTATAAAGATAAGCAACAACAAGAAGTAATCAATACAATAAGAAAAAACTTTCCTCTAAATGTAATGTATTGGGCTAAAAACAACAATGATCATGAAGAATATGAACTTTTAGATGGACAACAAAGAACATTAAGTATATGTAAATATATTGCTGGTGATTTTTCAATTGATTATCAATATTTTCACAATTTAACTGATGAAGAAAAAGACCAAATATTAAATTACAAATTAATGATTTATGTTTGTGAAGGGACTGAAAGAGAAAAACTAGATTGATTCAGAATTATTAATATTGCTGGTGAAAAATTAACGGATCAAGAATTAAGAAACGCTGTATATAGTGGAACTTGGGTTAATGATGCTAAAAAATATTTTTCTAAAACTAATTGTGCAGCTCAAAATGCAGCTGATGGTTATTTAGAAAAAACTGTTAATCGCCAATTATTATTAGAAACCGCTCTTAAATGAATATCTAATGAAAATATTGAAAAATATATGAGCGAACATCAATGTGATGAGAATGCTAAAGAATTATGGGATTACTTTTTAAAAGTAATCACATGAGCTAGAAAATTATTTGATTCAATTGATAGCAAAGTTAAAAAGATAGTTTTATTAAACCAAGAATGAGGTTTGTTTTATAACAAATATCATCAAAATAGTTATGATCCTGAGTTTTTAAAATCTGAAGTAAATAGATTATTAGAAGATGAAGATGTTGAGAAAAAATCAGGGATTGTAAGCTATTTATTTACTAACAAAGAATCACATTTAAACATCAGAGCTTTTAGTAAAAAACAAAAAGAAATTGCCTTTGGTCAACTCAAGGTTAAAAAATGTGCTAAATGTTCTTATGAATTTAAAGATGTTGATGATACAGAAGCTGATCATATCAAACCTTGATCAAAAAAAGGGAAAACTGAATTATCAAACTTACAGTTATTATGTAGAAACTGTAATAGAACAAAGTCTAATATTTAA
- the rpmG gene encoding 50S ribosomal protein L33, translating to MRKKIILICEQCLNRNYTTTRSKLETTRLVLNKYCSTCNQKTVHKESH from the coding sequence ATGCGTAAGAAAATTATCTTGATTTGTGAACAATGTTTGAATCGCAACTACACAACAACAAGATCTAAACTTGAAACCACAAGATTAGTTCTTAATAAATATTGTTCAACATGTAATCAAAAAACCGTTCATAAAGAATCACACTAA
- the secE gene encoding preprotein translocase subunit SecE codes for MDNNNKNINLRKAPKVILESYQNDDIKKEQQKIKEQALEEKKKKEQQEELEYQEQRAKEKANKVSFSYKLKRWWFGMEKESRRISWCTPKNLIISFLIVIVVVAFLTGLLFGIDQIFYAVGILK; via the coding sequence ATGGATAATAACAACAAAAATATTAATCTTAGAAAAGCACCTAAAGTTATTCTTGAAAGTTATCAAAATGATGACATTAAAAAAGAACAACAAAAGATTAAAGAACAAGCTTTAGAAGAAAAAAAGAAAAAAGAACAACAAGAAGAATTAGAATATCAAGAACAAAGAGCCAAAGAAAAAGCCAATAAAGTGTCTTTTTCTTACAAACTAAAGCGTTGATGATTCGGGATGGAAAAAGAATCAAGAAGAATTTCTTGATGCACTCCTAAGAATTTAATTATTAGCTTTTTAATTGTTATTGTTGTAGTTGCTTTTTTAACTGGTTTATTATTCGGAATTGATCAAATCTTTTATGCAGTAGGAATCTTGAAATAA
- a CDS encoding adenine-specific methyltransferase EcoRI family protein has product MSNSSLIKASIRKNDEFYTRLQDIEKELINYKNKLKDKVIFCNCDDPNWSNFYKYFELKFFDFKLKKIITTHYVKNAGGGYLYAWNILEWKEWINNPKKTLARRWWL; this is encoded by the coding sequence ATGAGCAATAGTTCCTTAATAAAAGCTAGTATAAGAAAAAACGATGAATTTTATACAAGATTACAAGATATAGAAAAAGAACTTATTAATTACAAAAATAAACTTAAAGACAAAGTGATATTTTGTAATTGTGACGACCCTAATTGAAGTAATTTTTATAAATATTTTGAATTAAAATTTTTTGACTTTAAACTCAAAAAAATAATAACAACTCATTATGTCAAAAATGCGGGGGGGGGGTACTTATATGCTTGAAACATTCTTGAATGAAAAGAATGAATTAACAACCCTAAAAAAACCCTTGCAAGGCGATGGTGACTTTAG
- a CDS encoding site-specific DNA-methyltransferase: MNNKTHSFNDSLFIYHGDCLNIMKKLKQKFNVVLTSPPYNTQRNLNDRTYDLYQDMIDDKEYLNFSLKVFKEYEKLLEKNGVILYNLSYGNENPVMMFEVINTITNKTKFMIADIIVWKKKSAMPNNMSHNKLTRIVEFIFVICRKNEYKTFQSNREVSSIRKSGQKTYKIEYNFVEAKNNDGSNNLNKCTYSTELCEKLLKIYARPNDWILDNFLGTGTTLCACFNLKLNGVGIELSEQQYQYSINRISKIINN, translated from the coding sequence ATGAATAATAAAACTCATTCATTTAATGATTCGTTATTTATTTATCATGGTGATTGTTTAAATATAATGAAGAAATTAAAACAAAAATTTAATGTTGTTTTAACTTCTCCTCCTTACAACACCCAAAGAAATCTTAATGATCGAACATATGATTTATATCAGGACATGATTGATGATAAAGAATATTTAAATTTCAGTTTAAAGGTTTTTAAAGAATACGAAAAACTTTTAGAAAAGAATGGGGTTATTCTTTACAATTTATCTTATGGCAATGAAAATCCTGTTATGATGTTTGAAGTTATTAATACAATAACCAACAAAACTAAATTTATGATTGCAGATATTATTGTTTGAAAAAAGAAAAGTGCTATGCCAAACAATATGAGCCATAATAAATTAACAAGAATTGTGGAATTTATATTTGTTATTTGTCGTAAGAACGAATATAAAACATTTCAATCTAATCGTGAAGTAAGTTCGATAAGAAAAAGTGGTCAGAAAACTTACAAAATTGAATATAATTTTGTAGAAGCTAAAAATAATGATGGGAGTAATAATTTAAATAAATGTACTTATTCAACAGAATTATGCGAAAAACTGCTTAAGATTTATGCAAGACCTAATGACTGAATTTTAGATAATTTCTTAGGAACTGGCACAACTTTGTGTGCATGTTTTAACTTAAAACTAAATGGTGTGGGTATTGAATTAAGCGAACAGCAATATCAATATTCTATTAATCGGATTTCAAAAATTATCAATAACTAA
- a CDS encoding adenine-specific methyltransferase EcoRI family protein yields the protein MSKMRGGGTYMLETFLNEKNELTTLKKPLQGDGDFRSQECLDLLKKCDFVITNPPFSLFREFVDILIKSKKKFIIIGNQNATSYKEIFKLLKNNKVWYGMTRPTEFITKYEISNGHIQPIETQKFGNILWFTNVDHSNRHIELVLYKKYTKQEYPKYDNYDAINVDKVKDIPIDYDGAIGVPITFLDKYNPDQFEILGCMSSTTVDEYSFGYPYVKGKKKYARIVIKKK from the coding sequence ATGTCAAAAATGCGGGGGGGGGGTACTTATATGCTTGAAACATTCTTGAATGAAAAGAATGAATTAACAACCCTAAAAAAACCCTTGCAAGGCGATGGTGACTTTAGAAGTCAAGAATGTTTGGATTTGTTAAAAAAATGTGATTTCGTCATAACAAACCCGCCGTTTAGTTTATTTCGTGAATTCGTTGATATATTAATCAAAAGTAAGAAGAAGTTCATAATAATTGGCAATCAAAATGCGACTTCTTACAAAGAGATATTTAAATTATTAAAAAACAATAAAGTTTGGTACGGAATGACTAGACCAACCGAATTTATTACTAAATATGAAATTTCAAATGGTCATATTCAACCAATTGAAACCCAAAAATTTGGCAACATTCTTTGATTTACGAATGTTGATCATTCCAATCGTCATATTGAACTTGTTTTATATAAAAAATACACAAAACAAGAATATCCAAAATATGACAATTATGATGCAATAAATGTTGATAAAGTTAAAGATATACCAATTGATTATGATGGTGCTATTGGTGTACCCATAACATTTTTAGATAAATATAATCCTGATCAGTTTGAGATCCTTGGCTGCATGAGTTCTACAACAGTTGATGAGTATAGCTTTGGTTATCCTTATGTAAAAGGTAAAAAGAAGTATGCCAGAATTGTTATAAAAAAGAAGTAA
- a CDS encoding adenine-specific methyltransferase EcoRI family protein, with product MSKSRELSTARKNKKDEFYTQLTDIEKEMVYYKNFFKDKVIYCNCDDPEWSNFFNYFKLNFDFFQLKKLITTHFDYKKPTYKLEYDGKNIQKSPLRCNGDFRSDESIELLKQADIVITNPPFSLFREYISQLIEHDKKFLIIGNQNAISTIEVFNYFKENKVWYGVSISSGDREFRVPDSYELNAIGTRTDSQGNKYIRVKGVRWFTNLDHKKRHEEFISYKPYNPEEYPKFDNYNAINIDKTKEIPMDYYEPMGVPITFLDKYNPDQFEILDANNISINGLRKKPHGLIKDKEGSVNGLCKYVRIVIRRKKQ from the coding sequence ATGTCTAAAAGTAGAGAATTGAGCACAGCAAGAAAAAATAAGAAAGACGAATTCTATACTCAATTAACAGATATTGAGAAAGAAATGGTTTATTACAAAAATTTCTTTAAGGACAAAGTAATTTATTGTAATTGTGATGATCCAGAATGAAGTAATTTTTTTAATTACTTCAAACTTAATTTCGATTTTTTTCAATTAAAGAAACTAATAACAACTCACTTTGATTACAAAAAACCAACATATAAACTGGAATATGATGGTAAAAACATTCAAAAATCTCCATTGAGATGCAATGGAGATTTTAGAAGTGATGAATCAATTGAATTATTAAAACAAGCAGATATTGTAATTACCAACCCGCCATTTAGTTTGTTTAGAGAATATATTTCACAATTAATAGAACATGATAAGAAGTTTTTAATTATTGGTAATCAAAATGCAATATCAACAATAGAAGTATTTAATTACTTTAAAGAAAATAAGGTTTGATATGGAGTTTCTATCAGTTCAGGTGATCGAGAATTTAGAGTTCCTGATTCATACGAATTAAATGCTATAGGAACTAGAACTGATAGTCAAGGCAATAAATATATTAGGGTTAAAGGTGTTAGGTGGTTTACTAATCTAGATCATAAAAAACGCCATGAAGAATTTATTAGTTACAAACCTTATAATCCAGAAGAATATCCTAAATTTGATAACTATAATGCGATAAATATCGATAAAACAAAAGAAATACCAATGGATTATTACGAACCAATGGGTGTTCCTATTACTTTTTTAGATAAATACAATCCAGATCAATTTGAAATATTAGATGCTAACAATATATCAATAAATGGTTTAAGAAAAAAACCTCACGGATTAATAAAAGATAAAGAAGGGTCAGTTAATGGTCTTTGTAAGTATGTAAGGATTGTAATTAGAAGAAAAAAACAATAA